The Swingsia samuiensis genome contains the following window.
GAACGACCTCATCATGTGTGAAAACAAGTTGATAGTCCTTAGGATTAAAGACTTTCTTGGCAGCTTCTGGCCCATCCACTTCTTGTAGAGCAATAATATCAGCGTTTAAGTGCTGGGTATAATGGTTTAAATGCTCAAAGTCGTTTGGTGAACGGTGAGGGATATCACTCGGCAAATCGGCATCATCAGGGTTACGTAAAGAAAGCCAATCAAGATTCCAAGTTGATAGTTTTATATCATGAGCAAAAGCAGAGGAACTCTCGCAATAGGTAAGACCTATTACGAGAGGAAAAAGCATAATAAGTTGAAGAAGATTATTCTTTAGAAGCAGAGCCGAGTGTTTCAAGTGCTTGACTGACAGGGATAGCTTTGCGTGTATTTTCGTCAAGCACAAACATTTCACCATTCGGGATATCGTAATACCATCCTTGAAGAGTGATTGCATTTTGTGCTTGTGCACGAACCACAGCTGGATGTGTTTTTAAATGAGCAAGTTGCAGAAGAACGTTATGTTCTGTGAGCTGTTTAATATCCGCAGGACCAGCATCTTCCGCACGAAGTTCACCCATAGCGGCACGAGCAGCTTCTGCGTTACGTAGCCAACTACGGACGGTTGGAAGAGCATCAAGTTTGGATGAATTCAGATCAAGCAGAGCATTCATAGCTCCACAATTTGAGTGGCCACAAACGATGATATTTTTTACTTTAAGAACAGCAACGGCATATTCGATGGCAGAAGATACACCGCCTAACATTTCTCCGTAGGCTGGGATGATATTACCCACGTTACGAACAATGAATAATTCACCAGGCTCAGTTTGTGTGATTAAGCTGGGGCTGATGCGACTATCAGCGCAAGTAATGAAGAGAGTTGATGGAGCTTGACTATGTGCAAGATCTTTAAAAAGCTTTTCACTTTCTGGATAAACATCTGTTTCAAATGTACGAACACCACTGAGCAGTTTTGCTAAAGTATCGCGACCACAAGCCATCTCGTTATTTCTCCTAAAAGTGAAGGTAAAGGACGTTAGAATGTCTTTTTAGGACACGTAAAGTCCTAAAAAGACAAATTATGATTTGTAACGTTTCTTTCGACGGAGCTTATAAGTGATTAAGAAGACTTTAGTTTCTGTTTTAGGAGAGCAAACACCTCATCTGCTTTTGCAGAAGGGCCGCCTGCCTGAGCAAGTTCAGGGCGCCCACCGCCGCCTTTTCCGCCCATAACTTCAGCTGCAGCCCGCACAAGATCAACAGCATTTACTTTTTCAGTCAGATCTTTGGTGACGGCGATAACGATACTGCCGCGTCCGTCAGATTCTGAAATCAAAGCCGCTACCCCAGATCCCATTTGATGCGTGATGCTTTCGGCCAGATTGCGTAAGTCTTTAGGGTTTATATCGCCTAGGTTGCGGCCAGAAAAAGGAATGCCATTGATATTTTCAATGGTATTTGCACCAGAACTAGTGACGAGTTTATGCTGAAGTTCAGAAATTTGGTTATTAAGTGCTTTACGCTCTTCCAGCAGACTTGAGATACGGTCGACCGCTTGG
Protein-coding sequences here:
- a CDS encoding carbonic anhydrase → MACGRDTLAKLLSGVRTFETDVYPESEKLFKDLAHSQAPSTLFITCADSRISPSLITQTEPGELFIVRNVGNIIPAYGEMLGGVSSAIEYAVAVLKVKNIIVCGHSNCGAMNALLDLNSSKLDALPTVRSWLRNAEAARAAMGELRAEDAGPADIKQLTEHNVLLQLAHLKTHPAVVRAQAQNAITLQGWYYDIPNGEMFVLDENTRKAIPVSQALETLGSASKE